Proteins from a genomic interval of Candidatus Paceibacterota bacterium:
- the ftsZ gene encoding cell division protein FtsZ, giving the protein MPQVKPEVEAFARIKVLGVGGSGKNALNHMINSKVKGVDFIAVNTDAQDLHNSLATKKIHIGKNVTKGLGAGMNPEVGKRAAEETQEEIRETIKGADMVFVAGGVGGGTFTGAGPVVARLAKEMGALTISVVTKPFTFEGQQRMRNADLGLEELRHAVDALVVIPNDKILAVIGKDTTAKNGFALCDEVLKQAVEGISDLITTPGFINVDFADIRAILENAGSALMGVGTATGEKRAEEAARAAINSPLIDLSIHGAKGVLFSIAGGDDLTMFEIQDAAKVITESVDPNAKVIFGTVFDTKLKKNEIKVTVIASGFPDSTPRKTLFSSATNAAINTNAGMPAPDDSDDRNKGRIFNSIFNNQSPSQASNAASQPFPSASSRIEKPVEKIEEKKPRIEDDEDDDWGAIPAFLRRSKVK; this is encoded by the coding sequence ATGCCACAAGTAAAACCAGAAGTTGAAGCATTTGCACGAATCAAAGTGCTTGGCGTTGGAGGATCCGGAAAGAACGCCCTTAACCACATGATTAACTCCAAAGTTAAAGGAGTTGATTTCATTGCAGTTAATACAGACGCTCAAGATCTTCATAATTCTCTTGCTACTAAAAAAATCCATATTGGAAAGAATGTGACAAAGGGTCTTGGTGCTGGAATGAATCCTGAGGTTGGAAAGCGAGCAGCAGAAGAAACTCAGGAAGAAATTCGTGAAACTATCAAAGGCGCAGACATGGTCTTCGTTGCTGGTGGAGTTGGAGGTGGAACATTTACTGGTGCTGGTCCAGTAGTTGCACGTCTCGCAAAAGAAATGGGCGCACTCACTATTAGCGTCGTTACAAAACCATTCACATTTGAAGGACAACAGCGTATGCGTAACGCTGACCTCGGTCTTGAAGAACTACGGCACGCAGTTGATGCGCTTGTTGTTATTCCTAACGACAAGATTCTCGCCGTCATTGGAAAAGATACAACTGCCAAGAATGGATTCGCACTTTGTGATGAAGTCCTAAAACAAGCTGTTGAAGGTATTTCAGACTTGATTACAACTCCAGGATTCATTAACGTTGACTTCGCTGATATCCGAGCCATACTTGAAAACGCAGGATCAGCACTTATGGGTGTTGGAACAGCAACTGGTGAAAAGCGTGCTGAAGAAGCTGCACGAGCGGCAATCAACTCTCCTCTTATCGACCTTTCTATCCACGGAGCAAAGGGCGTACTCTTCTCTATCGCTGGCGGTGATGACCTTACTATGTTTGAGATCCAAGATGCTGCCAAGGTAATCACTGAATCAGTTGATCCAAATGCCAAGGTGATCTTCGGAACTGTATTTGATACAAAACTCAAGAAAAACGAAATCAAGGTTACTGTTATTGCATCAGGATTTCCTGATTCAACACCACGAAAGACACTCTTCTCTAGCGCAACAAACGCAGCAATAAATACAAACGCTGGAATGCCTGCTCCCGATGATTCTGATGACCGAAACAAAGGCCGTATCTTTAATTCAATTTTCAACAATCAATCACCTTCACAAGCTAGCAACGCTGCATCACAACCATTTCCTTCAGCTTCTTCTCGCATTGAAAAGCCTGTAGAAAAAATCGAAGAGAAAAAGCCTCGTATTGAAGATGACGAGGATGATGACTGGGGCGCAATTCCTGCTTTCCTTCGCCGTTCGAAAGTTAAATAA
- a CDS encoding FAD-dependent oxidoreductase encodes MTLDLVIIGGGPAGVGAAVYAARKRLRTALVTPHFEGQSTVSEKIENWIGTPEISGAELSKQLQAHAKAYEGEWLEIIEKDKATYVTRKRGAFVVTTQEGKTLETHAVLIVTGSSRRKITVPGSDRFENKGIVYCASCDGPLFAGMDLMVIGGGNAAFETAMQLLSYATTVTIVHRSETFRADAITVEKVLSHPNIRIIKNAEIVEVKGTSFVESAIVKDVKTDIKKEIPVKGVFVEIGSVPNTDLAADIVKRDEYNRITINARNQRTSRAGIWAAGDCTDALFQQNNIAVGDAIKAVEDIFMWVKHHEHHKNSPESTHSESTEETQ; translated from the coding sequence ATGACGCTTGATCTAGTGATCATTGGTGGTGGACCTGCTGGCGTAGGTGCGGCAGTTTATGCTGCTCGAAAACGATTACGCACTGCACTTGTAACTCCACATTTTGAGGGTCAGAGCACAGTCTCAGAGAAAATTGAAAACTGGATTGGTACTCCAGAAATATCAGGAGCAGAACTTTCAAAACAACTCCAAGCGCATGCAAAAGCGTACGAGGGTGAGTGGCTTGAGATTATTGAGAAAGACAAAGCAACATATGTCACCCGTAAACGCGGGGCTTTTGTCGTAACTACACAAGAAGGAAAAACTCTTGAGACTCACGCGGTACTCATTGTTACTGGTAGCTCACGAAGAAAAATTACCGTTCCAGGCTCAGACCGTTTTGAAAACAAAGGAATCGTATATTGCGCATCATGTGACGGACCACTATTTGCTGGAATGGATCTGATGGTAATTGGTGGAGGTAACGCAGCATTCGAAACAGCAATGCAGCTTCTTTCATATGCAACAACAGTAACTATCGTGCACCGTAGTGAAACATTTAGGGCTGATGCAATTACAGTTGAAAAGGTACTGTCGCACCCAAATATTCGAATCATTAAGAACGCAGAAATTGTTGAAGTAAAAGGAACATCATTTGTAGAAAGCGCTATCGTCAAAGACGTAAAGACTGATATTAAAAAAGAAATACCTGTTAAAGGAGTGTTTGTAGAGATTGGATCAGTACCGAACACAGATCTTGCAGCTGACATTGTAAAGCGCGATGAGTATAACCGCATAACTATTAACGCGCGCAACCAACGCACATCAAGAGCTGGTATCTGGGCTGCCGGTGACTGTACTGACGCACTATTTCAACAAAACAACATTGCAGTAGGTGATGCAATCAAAGCAGTGGAAGACATTTTCATGTGGGTCAAACACCACGAACACCACAAGAATTCACCTGAGAGTACTCACTCGGAATCAACAGAAGAAACACAGTAA